From the genome of Acidimicrobiales bacterium:
CGGCGACGGCGCGGCCGTCGGCGGTCAGCGCCGGGACCCCGAAGACCTCGCCGATCCGCACGTTGGCGGCGACGGCCATGAGGTCCTCGGCGACCCGTTCGAAGTCGAAGGCAGGCGTGCTCACGAGGGGTGATGCTAGGGGGCGTGCCGGCCACGACCGACCGCTACGGCCCCGACCCCGCCCACACCGCTGACCTGCTCGTCCCCGCCGGCCCGGGGCCGCACCCGGTCGTCGTCCTCGTGCACGGCGGGTTCTGGCGGGCCCGGTACGGGCGGGACCTGATGGCGCCGCTGGCCGCCGACCTCGAGGCCGCCGGGTGGGCGTCGTGGAACGTCGAGTACCGCCGGCTCGGCCAGGCGGGCGGCGGGTGGCCGGGGACGTTCGCCGACGTGGCCGCGGCGGTCGACCACCTGGCCGGCCTCGCCGGCCCCCACGCCCTCGACCTGGCCAGGGTGGTCACGGTCGGCCACTCGGCCGGCGGCCACCTGGCGCTGTGGCTGGCCTGCCGGCCCGGCCTGCCGGCGGGCGCGCCCGGCGCCGGGCCCGCCGTCCGGGTGGCGGCCGCCGTGTCCCAGGCGGGGGTGGTCGACCTGGTGGCCGGGTGCGACCTGAGCGCGGGCGCCGCCGTCGACCTCCTCGGCGGCCGGCCCGACGAGGTGCCCGACCGCTACGCCCTCGCCTCGCCGTGCGCCCGGGTGCCGCTCGGCGTCCGCCAGCTGCTCGTGCACGGCCTCGACGACGACACCGTCCCCGTCGACCTGAGCCGCCGCCACGCCGCCGCCGCCCGCGCCGCCGGCGACGACGTCGAGCTGGTCGAGCTGCCCGCCGTCGGCCACATGGACGTGATCGACCCGGCCAACCCGGCGTGGGCCGCCGTCCGCGCCCGCCTCGCCGCGCTCGCCCCGCCCACCTGACGGCGCCGCCGCCGCGGCCATCCGCGCCGGAAGGTGGCGTCGTACGCTGGGCGTGATGCCCGAACGCCCCGACCCCTCGGTCGCCGCGGTCCTCGCCGCGCTGGCGGCGGGAGCGGCCGCCATCCACCTCGCCATGGTGCCGATGCACGCCCAGGAGTGGCTGCTGCTCGGCATCGCCTTCGCCGTGGTCGGCTGGGCCCAGGCGGCCCTGGCCGTCGCCGTCGTCGTCGCCCCCCGCCGCTGGCTGCTGCCCGCCGGCATCGCCCTCTCGGTGGCGGCCGTCGGGGCCTGGGCCGTCAGCCGCACGACCGGCTTCCCGTTCGGGCCGGAGGCCGGCGTGCCGGAGGAGGCGTCGACCATCGACCTGCTCTGCGTCGGCCTCGAGGTGCTGTTCGCCGCCGGTGCCGCCTACGCCATGCGCGCCCGCCCGGTGCCCGGCCGCCGCCCGCTGGCCGCCGGCGTCGCCACGGTCGCCGTCCTCGCCGTCGCCGGCTTCACCACGGCGGCGCTGGCGACGCCCAGCGGGGCCCACGAGCACGGCGAGGCCCACGAGCACGCGGTGGCGGCCACCGGCGAGGCGGACCACGCGGACGACGGGCACGATCACGCCCCCGAGCTCGCCGTGGCCGCGGGCGAGTCGGCGGCCGCCGCGGAGATCGCCGCCGACGAGACCAGCGCCGGCCACGAGCACGGCCACGGCGTCGTCCCCAACGTGCCGGTCGACGCGGCCACCAGGGCGGCGCTGGCGTCCGAGCTGGTCGAGGCGCGGGCCGTGGCCCTCAGCTACCCGACGGTCGCCGACGCCGAGGCCGCCGGCTACACGATGGTGACGCCCTACGTGCCGCTCATCGGCGCCCACTACATCAAGTGGTCGGCCATGGACGGCACCTTCGACGTGGCCGAACCGGAGATGCTGCTCTACGACGGCACCGACCCGGCGTCGGCCATGGTCGGCCTCAGCTACTACCAGTTCAGCCCGACCGAGCCGGCCGGGTTCGCCGGCCCCAACGACCACTGGCACCAGCACATCGGGCTGTGCCTGAACGCCCAGCTGGTCGTGGTGGGCGGCTCGTCGACCTCGGCCGAGGAGTGCGCGGCGAGGGGCGGCCGGAAGATCGAGGCCGCCGACGGCTGGATGGTGCACGCCTGGGTGGTGCCCGGCTGGGAGAGCCAGGAGGGCGTGTTCAGCCCCGAGAACCCCGACCTGCGCTAGTCAGCTGAACAGGGCCAGCCACTGCTCGAGGCTGGCCGGGCGCAGCACCATGTTCGTCCGCCGGGTCGCGCCCATCGGGGCGGACGGCTGCGGCGAGTACTGGTGCCCCGGGTAGAGGACGGTGTCGTCCGGCACCCGGGCGAGGCGGGTGGTGAGGCTCTCGTAGAGCTGGGCCGGGTCGCCGCCGGGCAGGTCCGTGCGACCGCACCCCTGGAGGAACAGGGTGTCGCCGGCCAGCAGCTTGCCGTCCACCAGGAAGCACTGGCTGCCCGGCGTGTGCCCCGGCGTGTGGAGGAGCGTGATCGGCACCCGGCCGACGGTGACGACGTCGCCGCTCGTGTGGGCCACGAGGTCGGCGTCGCCGAGGCCGGTCACCCGCCGCACCCAGGGCGCTTCGTCGGCCTGCACGTGCACCGGCACCTGGCACCGCTCGAGCAGCTCGGCCGCGCCCTCGACGGGGTGGCCCATCAGGTTCCCGCCGGCGTGGTCCGGGTGGTAGTGGGTGACGAGGGCGCCGACCACCCGCAGGCCGTCCGCCTCGACCAGGTCGACGAGCTCGCCGACGGCGTACGCGGGGTCCACGAGCACGGCCTCGCCGGTCGAGCGGTCGCCGACGGCGTAGACGAAGTTGACCATCGCGCCGGCCACCTGGTCGGACCGGGCGAAGTCCCGGCCGGCCAGCAGCTGGCGGAAGTACGGCTCGTCACTCACGGCGGCCATCGTAGGGGTCAGGGCTGGCCGCGGAACCAGTCCCGCCAGGCGGCCGCGAACGCCGCGTCGTAGCGGTCGTAGGCCCGCCGCAGCTCGTCGCCCGGCCAGCCGGCGGGGAGGAGGTCGGCGGGCAGGAGCGGGTCGGCCTGGAGGTGGCGGAGGACGGCGGCCGACAGCACGAACCCGGGCGCGAGCGCGGCGGTGCCGCCCCGCTCGAGGTCGCCGACCCGGGCCGCCATCCGCCCGAGCAGCGCCGTCGCCCCGCCGGCCCAGCCGTCGAGGTCCCAGAGCGCCGCCGCCAGCGCGGCCGGGTCGTCGTCGGGCTCGGCCCGGAACCAGGCGCACTGGCGGTCGGCGACGGCCCTCGCGCCGGGCAGGCGGGCCGGGTCGAGGTTGTCGGGCCGCAGCCACACGCCCTCACGGCGCTCGGCCAGCCGGAGCCCGGCCATGGCCGCCCGGAGGTCGGCCCGATCGGCGGCGGGGCGGCGGTCGGCGGTGACCACGGCCAGGCGCCAGGTGCCGTCCCACGGCCCGGTGGCGCCGGTGCGGCTCTCGGCCTGGCGGGCCTGGCGGGCGAGCAGGCGGCCGGTCAGCCGGTAGCGCCCGCCGTCGGCCTCGAGCTCGCCGGCCGCCACCATGCGGGACAGGGCCACGCGGGTGGTGCCCTCGGCGATGCCGAACAGCTCGCCCGAGCGCACCAGCACCCGGCCCGCCAGCTCGGGCGGCCGGACCCCGAGCAGGGTGCTGGCGATGACGTTGCGGGCGGTCAGCGGCCGCTCGCCGAGCGGGGCGGCCACCTCAGGCCGCCCGGCCGGTCAGGGCAGGTGGTTGTAGACCTCGAAGAACGTCAGGTCGGGCTGGGGCACGCCGGCCGCGCCGAGGGCCGGGCCGAGCCGCCCGCCCACGAACGCGTCCAGGGCCTCCCGGCTCTCCCAGGTGTCGACCACGCACCAGCCGTCGTCCGTCGGGCCGGCCAGGTGGGCGACGAGCCCCTCCGGCCACTTGCCCTCGGCGTCGGGGTTGCGGGGCGACTGCACGTCGATCCCCGGGCCCTTCCCCATCACGGCCTCGTAGTGCTCGGCCGTCACGCCCGTGAACCGCATCACCACGCCGATCGCCATCGGTCCCCTCCTCTCGTCGGACGGCGCTCGTTCGTCGCCGGAGCGGGGGACGGATCACGACCTCCGATGTTACGCGGCTGGCACACGTGATCGGTGGGACGTAACATGGAGGCGTGGCGACGACGATGCTCCCGGCCCCGGAGCTGCTGCCCGACGTGCTGCCGACCGAGCGGCTGACCCGCACGGGCATGCCGGTCCCCGAGATCAGGGCCGAGCTGCGCCGCATCCCCGGCGCCCGCAACGCCGTCACCGTCCTCGTCGCCCACCTCCAGGCCGCCGCCGTGCTGGCCGGCGCCGCCTGGCTGTCCCACCCGCTGGCCTGGGCGGCGGCGTTCGTGCTGATGGGACGGGTGTTCGCCTGCTACGCCATCCTCGCCCACGAGGGCGCCCACCGGCTGCTGTTCGCCCACCGCCGGGTGAACGACCTGGTCGGCCGGTGGCTGCTCGCCTACCCGGCCTTCATCCCGTTCGACGCCTACCGCCGGGCCCACATGGCCCACCACCGCGACGAGCTGGGCCCGGGCGAGCCCGACCTCGGCCTCTACCGGGGCTACCCGACCACGTGGCGGTCGATGGCCCGCAAGCTGCGGCGGGACGCGCTGTTCGTCTCTGGCTGGAAGAACCTCCGCCCGCTGCTGCGGGCGCTGCGCAGCCCCGGCGGCCGCCCGGTGGCCCTGTCGATCCTCGGCGTGCAGGCCGCCGTGCTCGCCGCCTGCGCGGCGTTCGGCCGGCCCGAGCTGTACCCGCTCCTGTGGCTGGCCCCGTGGATGACCGTGTGGCGGGTGCTGAACCGGCTGCGGGCGCTGGCCGAGCACGGCGGGATGACGAGGTCCGGCGACCGCCGCCTCACCACCCACCACGTCCGCCAGGGGCTGGCCGCCCGGTTCTTCATGGTCCCGTACCGGACGGGCTGGCACCTCGCCCACCACGTCGACATGGGCGTGCCGTTCCGCAACCTGCCGAGGCTGCACGCCGAGCTCAAGGCGGCCGGGTGGGTGCCCGACGAGCTCGAGCACCCGACCTACCGGGCGCTCTGGCGCCGCCTGGCGTCCGCCCCGGCCCCGGCGGCCGCCGCCCCGGCCGACCCCGCGCCCGCCGCCTCCGGCACGTTCTGACCGCCCGGCGCCGCTCCTAGGTGGCGAGGGGCGGCGGGTCCCACCCGCCGTCGCCGTCGCCGTCGCCCCCGTCCCCTGCGGGCAGCCGGCGCCCCCGGCGCCAGGCCTCCTCGGCGAGCGACACGACCTCCCGCACCGGCAGCCCCGTCCGGCGGGCGGCCCGGACGGCGTCGTCGTGCTCGACCTTCACCCGCCCGGCGCTCACCTTCACCCGCACCGGCAGACCCTCGACCTCGACCTCAGCCTGAGATCGAGCCGCCGGCCAGCGCTCGAGGGTCGAGCCCCGCACGCCGAGCGAGCCGGTCTCGCTCGTGAGCGCGGCCGCCACCTGGGCCGCCAGCGCCCGGTCGGTGAGGGCTGCGACCACGTGCCCGGGCCGGCCCTTCTTCATCACCACCGGCGTGATCCAGGCGTCGTGGGCGCCGGCCTCGAGCAGGGCGGCGACGGCGTGGGCCAGGGTCTCGCCGGTGGCGTCGTCCACGTTGGCCTCGAGCAGCACCACCGGCTGGCCGGGCTCGAGCGGGTCGGCCGCCGTCCCGACCACCACCTGGGTCACGTTCGGCCGCCGGTCCAGCTCCCTCGTCCCGGCCCCGAACCCCGTGGCCGCCACCGTCATGGCCGGGAGGGCGCCCCACTCGGAGGCCAGGCTCACGGCCAGGGCCGCGCCGGTCGGGGTCGTCAGCTCGACGGGCAGGTCGAGGCCGTAGGTCGGCGCGCCCCTGAGCAGCTCGACCACGGCGGGCGCCGGGTTCGGGAGCAGGCCGTGGGCGGAGCGGACCATCCCGAGGCCGGTGGCGACCGGTGAGCACGCCACCCGGTCGACGCCGAGGACCTCGAGCGCCGCGCACGTGCCGACCACGTCGACGATGGCGTCGAGCCCGCCGACCTCGTGGAAGTGGACCTGGGCCGGCGGCCGGCGGTGGAGCCGGCCCTCGGCGTCGGCCAGCGCCCCGAACGCGGCCAGCGCCCGGTCCCTCAGCCGGTCGGGGAGCCTGGCCTCCTCGACCAGCCCGGTGATGTGGGCGTAGGTGCGCACGATGCCGGTCTCGTGGGCGTCGACGACCGCCCTCGTCGCCGCGATCCCGCCCCGCAGGACGGGCTCGGCGTCGAGCCGCCACCCGGTGACCGGGAGCCGCTCGCAGAGGGACCGCACCTCGTCGACGTCGGCGCCGGCGTCGAGGAGGCTCCCGAGCGCCATGTCGCCGGCGATCCCGGAGAAGCAGTGGAACCAGGCGAGCGTGGTCATCCGCCGGACCGGGTCGTGACCGGGACCAGGATGCGGGCGACGGCGCAGGCCGCCCCGAACCCGTTGTCGATGCCGACGACGGCGATCCCCGACGCGCAGGACGCCAGCATGGCCAGCAGGGCGGTGACCCCCTCGAGCGCGGCGCCGTAGCCGACGCTCGTGGGCACGGCGACGACCGGGCCGCCCGTCATCCCGCCGACGAGGCTGGCCAGCGCCCCCTCCATGCCGGCCACGACGACGACGGCGTCGGCGGCGACGAGCTCGTCGGCCGAGGCCAGCAGCCGGTGCACGCCGGCGACGCCGACGTCGGTCAGGCGCCGGGGCCGGAACCCGAAGGCGGTCAGGGTGGCCGCGCACTCGTCGGCCACCGGCAGGTCGGCCGTCCCCGCCGTCACGACGAGCACGGCCTCGGACCGCTCGGGCGCGGGCGACCACACGAGCGTCGGCCCGTGGCGCTCGCCGCCCGGGTTGCGGGCGAGGGCGGCGGCCGCCTGGCGGTCGTCGGCCCTGGTCAGCAGCACCGGCCCGCCCGCCGTGAGCAGCTCGGCCACGATCGCCGCGCATTGCTCGGGCGTCTTCCCCGGCCCGTACACGGCCTCGGGGCGGCCCTGGCGCAGCGCCCGGTGGTGGTCGACGCGGGCGAAGCCGAGGTCGGCGAACGGCAGCCGGCGCAGCTCGGCCACGGCGTCGTCGGGGTCGACCGCGCCGGACCGCACGCCGTCGAGCAGTGCCCGGAGAGCCGCCTCGTCCACGTCACTATCCTGCTCCGTCGTGACCGACCCCGTCGCCGGCCGCCGCCGGCGGGTCGGGTTCCTCGGGCCGGCCGGCACGTTCACCGAGGAGGCGCTGCTCACCCAGGGCGACCTCGCCGCCGCCGAGCTGGTCCCCCTGCCCTCGATCCCCGCCGTGCTGGCGGCCGCCGCCCGCCGGGAGGTGGACCTCGGCTTCGTGGCCATCGAGAACGCCATCGAGGGGACGGTCAACGTCACCGTCGACACGCTGGCCTTCGGCCCCGA
Proteins encoded in this window:
- a CDS encoding prolyl oligopeptidase family serine peptidase — translated: MPATTDRYGPDPAHTADLLVPAGPGPHPVVVLVHGGFWRARYGRDLMAPLAADLEAAGWASWNVEYRRLGQAGGGWPGTFADVAAAVDHLAGLAGPHALDLARVVTVGHSAGGHLALWLACRPGLPAGAPGAGPAVRVAAAVSQAGVVDLVAGCDLSAGAAVDLLGGRPDEVPDRYALASPCARVPLGVRQLLVHGLDDDTVPVDLSRRHAAAARAAGDDVELVELPAVGHMDVIDPANPAWAAVRARLAALAPPT
- a CDS encoding PaaX family transcriptional regulator C-terminal domain-containing protein, yielding MAAPLGERPLTARNVIASTLLGVRPPELAGRVLVRSGELFGIAEGTTRVALSRMVAAGELEADGGRYRLTGRLLARQARQAESRTGATGPWDGTWRLAVVTADRRPAADRADLRAAMAGLRLAERREGVWLRPDNLDPARLPGARAVADRQCAWFRAEPDDDPAALAAALWDLDGWAGGATALLGRMAARVGDLERGGTAALAPGFVLSAAVLRHLQADPLLPADLLPAGWPGDELRRAYDRYDAAFAAAWRDWFRGQP
- the larC gene encoding nickel pincer cofactor biosynthesis protein LarC translates to MTTLAWFHCFSGIAGDMALGSLLDAGADVDEVRSLCERLPVTGWRLDAEPVLRGGIAATRAVVDAHETGIVRTYAHITGLVEEARLPDRLRDRALAAFGALADAEGRLHRRPPAQVHFHEVGGLDAIVDVVGTCAALEVLGVDRVACSPVATGLGMVRSAHGLLPNPAPAVVELLRGAPTYGLDLPVELTTPTGAALAVSLASEWGALPAMTVAATGFGAGTRELDRRPNVTQVVVGTAADPLEPGQPVVLLEANVDDATGETLAHAVAALLEAGAHDAWITPVVMKKGRPGHVVAALTDRALAAQVAAALTSETGSLGVRGSTLERWPAARSQAEVEVEGLPVRVKVSAGRVKVEHDDAVRAARRTGLPVREVVSLAEEAWRRGRRLPAGDGGDGDGDGGWDPPPLAT
- a CDS encoding fatty acid desaturase; the encoded protein is MATTMLPAPELLPDVLPTERLTRTGMPVPEIRAELRRIPGARNAVTVLVAHLQAAAVLAGAAWLSHPLAWAAAFVLMGRVFACYAILAHEGAHRLLFAHRRVNDLVGRWLLAYPAFIPFDAYRRAHMAHHRDELGPGEPDLGLYRGYPTTWRSMARKLRRDALFVSGWKNLRPLLRALRSPGGRPVALSILGVQAAVLAACAAFGRPELYPLLWLAPWMTVWRVLNRLRALAEHGGMTRSGDRRLTTHHVRQGLAARFFMVPYRTGWHLAHHVDMGVPFRNLPRLHAELKAAGWVPDELEHPTYRALWRRLASAPAPAAAAPADPAPAASGTF
- the larB gene encoding nickel pincer cofactor biosynthesis protein LarB, giving the protein MDEAALRALLDGVRSGAVDPDDAVAELRRLPFADLGFARVDHHRALRQGRPEAVYGPGKTPEQCAAIVAELLTAGGPVLLTRADDRQAAAALARNPGGERHGPTLVWSPAPERSEAVLVVTAGTADLPVADECAATLTAFGFRPRRLTDVGVAGVHRLLASADELVAADAVVVVAGMEGALASLVGGMTGGPVVAVPTSVGYGAALEGVTALLAMLASCASGIAVVGIDNGFGAACAVARILVPVTTRSGG
- a CDS encoding MBL fold metallo-hydrolase, coding for MSDEPYFRQLLAGRDFARSDQVAGAMVNFVYAVGDRSTGEAVLVDPAYAVGELVDLVEADGLRVVGALVTHYHPDHAGGNLMGHPVEGAAELLERCQVPVHVQADEAPWVRRVTGLGDADLVAHTSGDVVTVGRVPITLLHTPGHTPGSQCFLVDGKLLAGDTLFLQGCGRTDLPGGDPAQLYESLTTRLARVPDDTVLYPGHQYSPQPSAPMGATRRTNMVLRPASLEQWLALFS